The DNA window GTTGCACCTGCCGCTGCGCTATGAAGATGAAACGCGCATCACGTTGCTGCGCAATGCACGCGATGGCGACATGGTGCAGGTCGAAGCCACCGTCACTGCCAGTGAGGTGCAATTGCGCCCGCGCAGGCAGTTGCTCGTGCAGGTAGACGATGGCACCGGAACCTGCGAATTGCGCTTCTTCAGTTTCTACCCCTCGCACCAGAAAACCCTGGCCCTGGGCGCGCGCCTGCGTATCCGGGGGGAAGTCAAAGGCGGCTTCTGGGGACGGCAAATGCTGCATCCGGCTTTCCGGGTGGCCGGTGGAGAACTGCCCGCCGCCTTGACGCCTGTGTACCCGACCACGGCCGGCCTGCCCCAGCCCTACTTGCGGCGGGCGGTGGCGATGGGCCTGCAGCGCGCGGACCTGTCCGATACGCTTCCCCCTGGCGTGGAGTTGCCATTCGCCAAAAATTCAGGTCAAAACGGCCTCCAGGGCTCATGCAGCCTGCGGGAAGCGCTCATTTTTTTGCATCACCCGGCGCCCCATGTGTCTCTGGCCGCACTCGAAGACCGCAGCCACCCCGCCTGGCAGCGCCTGAAGGCCGAGGAATTATTGGCCCAGCAGTTGTCGCAGCAGCAGTCGCGGCGCGCGCGTGACCAGCTTTGTGCCCCGGTCATCCAGCCGGGTAGCGGGGCACCGGGCCTGCCGCCCTTGCACGAGCAATTGCTGGCCGCGCTGCCTTTTGGGTTGACGGCTGCCCAGCAGCGCGTGGGTAAAGAAATCGCGGCTGATCTGGCCCGTACGCGGCCCATGCACCGGCTGCTGCAAGGCGATGTCGGGTCGGGTAAAACCGTGGTGTCGGCCCTGGCTGCCTGCCTGGCCATGGAGGTTGGCTGGCAATGCGCTTTGATGGCGCCGACGGAAATTTTGGCCGAACAGCACTTCGCCAAAATGATCAGCTGGCTCGAACCCTTGTTGGCAGCGCGGGGGCGTTGCGTGGCCTGGTTGGTGGGCGGGCAAAAAAAGAAAGAACGTGCGGCCATGCTGGCAAGGGTGGCGTCCGGCGAGGCCGCGCTGGTGGTGGGCACGCACGCCGTCATCCAGGAGCAGGTGCAGTTCAAGAACCTGGCGCTGGCCATCATCGACGAGCAGCACCGCTTTGGTGTGGCCCAGCGCCTGGCACTGCGTAAAAAACTGGCGGCGCCGGAGGGCTCGGGGTGGAGTGAGCGGCAAGCGGCCGCCGCAGATCGGGATGGGCGGCAAGGCGCGATGCCCCACGCCGAGCTCCCCGCG is part of the Simplicispira sp. 125 genome and encodes:
- the recG gene encoding ATP-dependent DNA helicase RecG, whose amino-acid sequence is MPGVAQKALHKLGLVRDIDLALHLPLRYEDETRITLLRNARDGDMVQVEATVTASEVQLRPRRQLLVQVDDGTGTCELRFFSFYPSHQKTLALGARLRIRGEVKGGFWGRQMLHPAFRVAGGELPAALTPVYPTTAGLPQPYLRRAVAMGLQRADLSDTLPPGVELPFAKNSGQNGLQGSCSLREALIFLHHPAPHVSLAALEDRSHPAWQRLKAEELLAQQLSQQQSRRARDQLCAPVIQPGSGAPGLPPLHEQLLAALPFGLTAAQQRVGKEIAADLARTRPMHRLLQGDVGSGKTVVSALAACLAMEVGWQCALMAPTEILAEQHFAKMISWLEPLLAARGRCVAWLVGGQKKKERAAMLARVASGEAALVVGTHAVIQEQVQFKNLALAIIDEQHRFGVAQRLALRKKLAAPEGSGWSERQAAAADRDGRQGAMPHAELPAMEPHMLMMSATPIPRTLAMSYYADLDVSVIDELPPGRTPIVTRLIADSRKDEVIARIASQVAAGRQVYWVCPLIEESETLDLSNATATHADLSEALPGTVVGLLHSRMPSAEKKAVMAEFSAGRMGVLVSTTVIEVGVDVPNASLMVIEHAERFGLSQLHQLRGRVGRGAAASACVLLYATNDSGRVGQTAKERLRAMQETNDGFEIARRDLDIRGPGEFLGARQSGDALLRFADLVTDTHLLEWARALAPVMLDRYPQHAERHVARWLGGKADYLKA